Proteins co-encoded in one Erwinia sp. genomic window:
- the corC gene encoding Magnesium and cobalt efflux protein CorC (ID:JIFNMEKO_02153;~source:Prodigal:2.6): protein MSDDHSQNNDGPGNKKGFFTFILNQLFHGEPKNREDLLALIRDSEQNDLIDPDTRDMLEGVMDIADQRVRDIMIPRSQMITLKKNQTLEECLDVIVESAHSRFPVISEDRDHIEGILMAKDLLPFMRSDAEPFSIEKVLRPAVVVPESKRVDRMLKEFRSQRYHMAIVIDEFGGVSGLVTIEDILELIVGEIEDEYDDEEDRDIRQLSRHTYTIRALTPIEDFNEIFRTEFSDEEVDTIGGLVMQSFGHLPARGESIDIEGYQFKIVMADSRRIIQVHVRIPDDAPQPVLDE from the coding sequence ATGAGCGATGACCATTCACAGAATAATGACGGCCCTGGTAATAAAAAGGGATTTTTTACTTTCATTCTTAATCAACTTTTTCACGGTGAACCCAAAAATCGTGAAGACCTGTTGGCACTGATCCGTGATTCGGAACAAAATGATCTTATCGATCCAGATACCCGGGATATGCTGGAAGGGGTAATGGATATCGCTGACCAACGCGTACGGGATATCATGATACCCCGTTCGCAAATGATCACCCTCAAGAAAAACCAGACGCTTGAAGAGTGTCTTGATGTCATCGTTGAATCCGCACATTCACGTTTTCCGGTGATCAGTGAAGATCGCGATCACATTGAAGGAATATTAATGGCAAAAGACCTTTTGCCATTTATGCGCAGTGATGCCGAACCTTTCAGTATCGAAAAAGTCCTGCGCCCTGCGGTGGTGGTACCGGAAAGTAAACGTGTTGACCGGATGCTGAAAGAATTCAGATCCCAGCGCTATCACATGGCGATCGTCATTGACGAATTTGGTGGTGTTTCAGGTCTGGTCACCATTGAAGATATTCTTGAGCTGATTGTCGGTGAGATCGAAGATGAATATGACGATGAAGAAGATCGCGATATCCGGCAGCTGAGTCGTCACACTTATACCATACGGGCATTAACTCCGATTGAAGATTTCAATGAAATATTTCGCACCGAGTTCAGTGATGAAGAGGTTGATACAATTGGTGGGCTGGTGATGCAATCATTCGGCCATCTCCCGGCCCGCGGTGAAAGTATCGATATCGAAGGATACCAATTCAAAATCGTGATGGCTGACAGTCGCCGCATCATTCAGGTGCATGTCAGAATACCGGATGATGCTCCACAACCTGTACTGGATGAGTAA